In the genome of Vicinamibacteria bacterium, one region contains:
- a CDS encoding NAD(+) synthase → MTTAPFGFLRVGAACPPVAVADPERNAAESLRTVHQARERGVQVLVLPELGLAGYTAGDLFFSLSTLVAGAERALAWLLRETASLPMVVAVGLPVALDGRLFNAAALIQGGRLLGVVPKTFLPGYGEYYEERWFSSAREATRDTVRLAGADVPFGTDLLFGAESEPGVTLALEICEDLWAPISPSSRQAVAGATVLLNPSASPDLVGKADYRRELVRQQSGRTLSAYVYANAGVHESTTDLVFGGHLMVAENGVLLAEGERFRRSGDLIATDVDTERLLVERMRQTSFADAVHPRGRDPRRVALRPIPPPDPHRLLRAVDAHPFVPSDPGLLDERCREVFSIQTAGLARRLEHTGIRRPVLGLSGGLDSTLALLVAVRTADLLGLPRPGVLAVTLPGFGTSEQTLTNARRLATATGASLREIDVRPACTQHIRDIGLDPEDRTSATYQNLQARERTQVLMDLANQEGGLVVGTGDLSELALGFYTFGGDQIAMYNVNGGVPKTLVRQLVRWVADHQAGEAERAVLQAVLETPVSPELLPPRADGAIAQRTEEIVGPYELHDFFLFSFVRLGAGPRKTLFLAEHAFADRYPTETLRTWLRVFIERFFDSQFKRSVMPDGPKVGSVSLSPRGDWRMPSDASKEAWLREV, encoded by the coding sequence GTGGGGGCGGCTTGTCCCCCGGTGGCGGTGGCCGACCCCGAGCGCAACGCCGCGGAGTCCCTGCGAACCGTGCACCAAGCGCGGGAGCGGGGAGTGCAGGTACTCGTCCTCCCGGAGTTGGGCCTCGCGGGCTATACCGCGGGCGACCTCTTCTTCAGCCTCTCCACCCTGGTCGCGGGTGCGGAGCGGGCCCTGGCGTGGCTGCTGCGCGAGACCGCCTCTCTGCCCATGGTGGTGGCGGTGGGCCTGCCCGTGGCCCTGGACGGCCGGCTCTTCAACGCCGCGGCCTTGATCCAGGGAGGGCGGCTGCTGGGCGTGGTCCCCAAAACCTTCCTGCCCGGGTACGGCGAATACTACGAGGAGCGCTGGTTCTCCTCGGCACGGGAAGCCACCCGCGACACCGTCCGCCTGGCGGGCGCGGACGTGCCCTTCGGCACCGACCTCCTCTTCGGCGCGGAGAGCGAGCCGGGGGTGACCCTGGCCTTGGAGATCTGTGAGGACCTGTGGGCGCCCATCTCCCCCAGCAGCCGACAGGCGGTGGCGGGGGCTACCGTCCTCCTCAACCCCTCCGCCTCCCCGGACCTGGTGGGGAAGGCGGACTACCGCCGGGAACTGGTGCGGCAGCAGTCGGGGCGGACCCTTTCCGCCTACGTCTACGCAAACGCCGGCGTCCACGAATCCACCACCGACCTCGTCTTCGGGGGCCACTTGATGGTGGCAGAGAATGGCGTGCTCCTGGCGGAGGGAGAGCGGTTCCGGAGGAGCGGGGACCTCATCGCGACGGACGTGGACACCGAGCGGCTCCTGGTGGAGCGGATGCGCCAGACCTCCTTCGCGGATGCCGTTCATCCCCGCGGTCGCGATCCACGCCGCGTCGCCCTCCGGCCCATCCCCCCCCCCGACCCCCACCGCCTTCTGCGGGCGGTGGATGCGCATCCCTTCGTGCCCTCCGACCCGGGCCTCCTCGACGAGCGCTGCCGCGAGGTCTTCTCCATCCAGACCGCGGGCCTGGCCCGGCGCCTCGAGCACACCGGGATCCGCCGCCCGGTGCTCGGGCTCTCGGGCGGACTCGACTCGACCCTGGCCCTGCTGGTGGCGGTGCGAACGGCCGACCTCCTGGGGCTGCCCCGCCCGGGCGTACTGGCCGTGACGCTCCCCGGCTTCGGCACCAGCGAGCAGACCCTCACCAACGCGCGCCGCCTGGCCACCGCCACCGGGGCCAGCCTGCGCGAGATCGACGTCCGGCCCGCCTGCACCCAGCACATTCGCGACATCGGACTCGATCCCGAGGACCGCACGAGCGCGACCTACCAGAACCTTCAGGCTCGCGAGCGCACCCAGGTGCTGATGGACCTGGCCAACCAGGAGGGGGGCCTGGTGGTGGGCACGGGGGACCTCTCGGAGCTGGCGCTGGGCTTTTACACCTTCGGCGGAGACCAGATCGCGATGTACAACGTGAACGGGGGTGTGCCCAAGACCCTGGTGCGCCAGCTCGTGCGCTGGGTGGCCGACCATCAGGCGGGAGAGGCCGAGCGCGCGGTGCTGCAGGCGGTCCTGGAGACGCCGGTCTCCCCGGAGCTCCTCCCCCCCCGAGCCGACGGGGCCATCGCCCAGCGAACGGAGGAGATCGTGGGCCCCTACGAACTCCACGACTTCTTCCTCTTCAGTTTCGTCCGCCTGGGGGCGGGTCCGCGCAAGACGCTCTTCCTGGCCGAGCACGCCTTCGCCGATCGCTACCCGACGGAGACCCTCCGGACTTGGCTGCGCGTCTTCATCGAGCGCTTCTTTGACAGTCAGTTCAAGCGATCCGTGATGCCCGACGGGCCCAAGGTAGGCTCCGTCAGCCTTTCTCCACGCGGAGACTGGCGGATGCCCAGCGACGCCTCCAAGGAAGCCTGGCTGCGCGAGGTCTAG
- a CDS encoding PilZ domain-containing protein — protein MLVVLVCSPRSLESELNQTVLWGQNVERRLARDREQARLLAAQRRPDIIVVDQELDGAARLVSAFREDPYTRRISIVALARGDFDPAELDLLQAGANGILRIPPGPDWDDRLVRLMHVPQRREGRFGVSLRLDAEFDAGGEAFPANALNLSVNGIFVVSSRLLKIGDDVHYAFRVPGDPVVIDGSGTVVRQGAEPLEYGIELTHVKDDGRVRIKKYVEAEGMVVGGR, from the coding sequence ATGCTCGTGGTGCTCGTCTGCTCTCCCCGCTCGCTGGAGAGCGAGCTCAACCAAACCGTGCTCTGGGGCCAGAACGTGGAGCGGCGCCTAGCCCGGGACCGCGAACAGGCCCGCCTCCTGGCCGCGCAGCGGAGACCGGACATCATCGTGGTCGACCAGGAGCTCGACGGGGCCGCTCGGCTGGTGAGCGCTTTTCGTGAAGATCCCTACACGCGCCGGATCTCGATCGTGGCTCTGGCCCGCGGCGACTTCGATCCCGCCGAGCTGGATCTGCTCCAGGCGGGCGCCAACGGCATTCTTCGCATCCCGCCCGGGCCGGACTGGGACGATCGCCTCGTCCGCCTCATGCACGTCCCCCAGCGCCGCGAGGGTCGCTTCGGTGTCTCCCTGCGGCTCGATGCCGAGTTTGACGCGGGGGGGGAGGCCTTCCCGGCCAACGCCCTCAACTTGAGCGTTAACGGCATCTTCGTGGTGTCCTCCCGCCTTCTCAAGATTGGTGACGACGTGCACTACGCTTTCCGTGTCCCCGGCGATCCGGTCGTCATCGACGGTTCGGGAACGGTGGTGCGCCAGGGGGCGGAGCCCCTCGAGTACGGCATCGAGCTGACCCACGTCAAGGACGACGGCCGGGTCCGTATCAAGAAGTACGTGGAGGCGGAAGGGATGGTCGTC